From a region of the Nonlabens sp. Hel1_33_55 genome:
- a CDS encoding TolC family protein — translation MRFTLLIGFLLVMQVDASSLSRKRTHQQPPTQIIQDTTVLSFSEYLGYVKRHHPVAKQAELLLDEGQANLLRARGGFDPKIEVDYRRKDFKGTEYYDELSGVFKIPTWYGVEFKAGAERNQGEFLDPSLTVPEDGLYSAGVQVNLGQGLWINERMATLRKARLFEQQNAAQRDLAVNEILYEASTAYFEWWRATKEVEVYIDILDAAIIRERGVIISARAGDVAAIDTVEAGVATQNRLLGLEQARVNEIKSRLQLSNYLWLDGVPVKLQPTVIPQQDLNISIDVTLGLLGTNLSEFNIENHPKIQALNFKLDQLDVDRQLKANKLLPKIAVDYNFITADYDQFNTITQENYKAGLTFAYPIFTRKERGDLRLAKIKIADARYGLQSETLMLRNKVVSVFAELDGYNRQLDIATSLTDGTATLLNGEVRKFELGDSSLFLINTREVKFIEAQLKQLEVQKKLFEAKAALFRSLVILPENL, via the coding sequence ATGAGGTTCACACTATTGATAGGCTTTTTGTTAGTGATGCAGGTGGATGCTAGCTCGCTTTCGCGAAAGCGAACTCATCAACAACCACCTACACAAATCATTCAGGATACGACTGTTTTAAGCTTTTCTGAATATTTAGGTTACGTTAAACGTCATCATCCAGTTGCTAAGCAAGCGGAACTTTTGCTTGATGAAGGTCAGGCAAATTTACTGCGTGCGCGAGGTGGTTTTGATCCAAAAATTGAAGTCGATTACCGCCGCAAGGATTTCAAGGGTACGGAATATTACGACGAGTTATCTGGAGTTTTCAAGATTCCGACATGGTATGGAGTTGAGTTCAAAGCTGGAGCAGAACGTAATCAAGGTGAGTTCCTGGATCCTTCTCTTACCGTTCCAGAAGATGGTCTTTACAGTGCAGGAGTTCAAGTGAATTTAGGCCAAGGTTTATGGATTAATGAACGTATGGCAACCTTGCGCAAGGCACGATTGTTTGAGCAACAAAATGCGGCGCAACGGGATCTTGCTGTCAACGAGATTTTGTATGAGGCGTCGACGGCTTATTTTGAATGGTGGCGAGCGACTAAAGAAGTAGAAGTTTACATTGACATTTTAGACGCTGCAATCATTAGAGAGCGAGGCGTTATCATTAGTGCACGTGCTGGTGATGTCGCTGCTATTGATACGGTTGAGGCCGGCGTGGCAACCCAGAACAGATTGTTAGGTCTGGAACAGGCACGAGTAAATGAAATAAAAAGCCGTTTACAACTATCCAACTATTTATGGCTGGATGGTGTCCCGGTTAAATTACAGCCTACAGTGATACCACAGCAAGACCTCAATATTTCTATTGATGTGACCCTGGGATTGCTGGGAACTAACCTGTCAGAATTCAATATTGAGAATCACCCTAAAATACAGGCGCTCAACTTCAAACTGGACCAGTTGGATGTTGATAGGCAACTAAAGGCTAACAAACTACTACCTAAAATCGCCGTGGATTATAATTTCATTACAGCAGATTATGATCAATTCAATACCATCACTCAGGAAAACTATAAAGCTGGATTGACCTTTGCCTATCCCATTTTTACCCGTAAGGAACGTGGCGATCTGCGTCTTGCCAAAATCAAGATTGCAGATGCGCGATACGGCCTACAGTCAGAGACCTTGATGTTGCGCAACAAAGTAGTTTCAGTTTTTGCAGAGTTGGATGGTTACAATCGGCAATTGGACATCGCCACATCACTAACTGATGGAACCGCCACTTTACTCAATGGAGAAGTGCGCAAATTCGAATTAGGTGACAGTTCTCTTTTTCTAATCAATACACGGGAAGTTAAGTTCATAGAGGCCCAATTGAAACAACTGGAAGTTCAAAAGAAGTTGTTCGAGGCAAAAGCGGCATTGTTCAGGAGTCTAGTGATCTTGCCAGAGAATTTGTAA
- a CDS encoding HlyD family secretion protein yields MLNISENKLIDRLDLNEYSAGKRVLNRTHFEYFNRFLTGFSIVLIIILFMPWTQTVTGNGSVTTLTPAQRPQTLQSPIPGRLEQWFVREGDRVRKGDTILQISEVKSEYFDPLLVERTGEQINAKNSSVNAYGQKINALNQQTGALASELRLKLEQSQNKIEQARFQVTSDSIDLQAARTNIEIAQRQLVREQTLQEEGLKSVVDVEQKRLKLQETQAKLISQEQKLLKSRNEVINARIDINRLQQEYAEKIAKTQSDRFSAESAQLDVAAQVSKLENDRSNYSIRSGMLFIVAPQDGYINKAIVAGLGETFKEGEPLVNIMPANYDLAVETYADPLDLPLLYVGEKVRVQFDGWPAIVFSGWPNASYGTYGAEIVAVETFISPNGKYRVLLAPDEDEDHEWPDALRPGSGAYTIALLDDVPVWYELWRQLNGFPANYYQPENANGVLKTKK; encoded by the coding sequence ATGTTGAATATTTCAGAAAATAAACTCATCGACAGGCTGGATCTCAATGAATATTCCGCTGGTAAACGAGTGCTTAATAGAACGCATTTTGAATATTTCAATAGATTTCTCACGGGATTCTCTATAGTGTTGATCATTATTCTCTTTATGCCGTGGACTCAAACGGTGACAGGGAATGGATCGGTAACGACCTTGACTCCAGCACAGCGACCACAAACATTACAATCGCCTATTCCAGGTAGGTTGGAACAATGGTTTGTGCGTGAAGGTGATAGGGTAAGAAAAGGAGATACCATATTACAGATAAGCGAGGTCAAAAGCGAATATTTCGATCCTTTACTTGTAGAGCGTACTGGCGAACAGATCAATGCTAAAAACAGCAGCGTTAACGCATACGGCCAAAAGATTAATGCACTTAATCAACAGACTGGTGCTCTAGCATCAGAGCTGCGTCTCAAACTGGAGCAATCGCAGAATAAAATTGAGCAAGCGAGATTTCAAGTTACTAGTGATAGCATTGACCTACAAGCCGCACGCACTAATATAGAAATTGCACAACGACAGCTGGTTCGGGAACAAACCTTGCAGGAGGAAGGTCTTAAGTCTGTAGTTGATGTGGAACAAAAGCGTTTGAAACTACAGGAAACTCAAGCAAAACTTATTTCTCAAGAACAGAAGCTCTTGAAAAGCCGTAATGAAGTCATCAATGCAAGGATTGACATCAACAGATTGCAGCAGGAATATGCAGAGAAAATTGCCAAAACTCAAAGCGATCGATTCAGTGCAGAATCTGCCCAGCTCGATGTGGCCGCGCAGGTAAGTAAACTGGAAAATGATCGTAGTAACTATAGCATACGTAGTGGCATGCTTTTCATAGTTGCACCTCAGGATGGTTATATCAATAAAGCAATAGTTGCTGGACTAGGTGAAACTTTTAAAGAAGGTGAACCATTAGTCAATATCATGCCAGCAAATTATGACCTTGCTGTAGAAACCTATGCAGACCCGCTGGACTTGCCATTGCTTTATGTGGGTGAGAAAGTGCGCGTACAGTTTGATGGATGGCCAGCGATTGTGTTTTCAGGATGGCCTAATGCCAGTTACGGTACCTATGGTGCAGAGATTGTCGCCGTGGAAACTTTTATCAGCCCTAATGGTAAATACAGAGTGTTGCTCGCACCAGATGAAGATGAGGATCACGAGTGGCCAGATGCCTTGCGACCAGGTTCTGGTGCCTACACTATAGCCTTGCTGGATGATGTTCCCGTGTGGTACGAGTTGTGGCGTCAGCTTAATGGTTTCCCGGCAAATTACTACCAACCAGAAAATGCCAATGGCGTTCTAAAAACCAAAAAATAG
- a CDS encoding 3-ketoacyl-ACP reductase, protein MSHLKNKKAIITGGSRGLGKATAIAFAKEGIDVAVTGRDETALQETVKELEQLGVKAHYAAFDVSNYQEVKNSVANLIGKLGSVDILVNNAGIAAFGSFQDMEVEQWSQIIQTNVMGMYYMTKEVLPHLIDKNEGDIINVSSTAGLSGNANTSAYSASKFAVIGMSESLMKEVRKENIRVCTLTPSTIATDMTVELGIADKDSEDSVLQPEDFAQLIVAGLKLPRRAMMKSAALWSTNP, encoded by the coding sequence ATGAGTCATCTTAAAAATAAGAAAGCCATTATTACCGGTGGCAGTAGAGGATTAGGTAAAGCAACAGCTATTGCTTTTGCAAAAGAAGGTATAGATGTAGCGGTGACTGGAAGAGATGAAACTGCCTTGCAAGAAACCGTGAAAGAGTTGGAGCAGCTAGGAGTTAAGGCGCATTACGCTGCATTTGATGTAAGCAATTATCAAGAAGTGAAAAATAGTGTTGCTAATCTTATAGGTAAATTGGGATCTGTTGATATTCTTGTGAATAATGCGGGAATCGCGGCATTCGGTAGCTTTCAAGATATGGAAGTTGAGCAGTGGTCACAGATTATACAGACCAACGTGATGGGAATGTATTACATGACTAAAGAAGTTTTGCCACACCTTATCGATAAAAACGAGGGCGATATTATCAATGTAAGTTCTACCGCTGGACTTTCTGGTAATGCCAATACATCTGCTTACTCGGCATCAAAATTTGCTGTAATTGGCATGTCAGAATCTTTGATGAAAGAAGTTCGTAAAGAAAATATTAGAGTATGCACGCTAACTCCTAGTACGATCGCAACAGATATGACGGTGGAATTAGGAATAGCAGATAAGGACTCAGAAGACAGCGTTTTACAGCCAGAAGATTTTGCACAACTTATTGTCGCTGGATTGAAGTTACCACGTCGCGCCATGATGAAGAGCGCAGCTTTATGGTCAACAAACCCATAG
- the lpdA gene encoding dihydrolipoyl dehydrogenase produces MSTYDVAVIGSGPGGYVAAIRCAQLGMKTAIIEKYDTLGGTCLNVGCIPSKALLDSSHHYEDATKHFEEHGIEIPGDIKINFEKMIARKASVVSQTCDGVAYLMKKNEIDVFTGMGSFVDATHIKIDGEKEQTIEAKNIIVATGSKPANLPFITLDKERVITSTEALKLKEIPKHMIIIGGGVIGLELGQVYRRLGAEVTVIEYLDRIAAAMDSSLSKELMKVMKKQGVKFHLSHAVNKVERNGDEVTVTAKNKKGEEVEFKGDYVLVSVGRRPYTDKLNATAAGIKINERGQVEVDEHMKTNVDNIYAIGDVVRGIMLAHKAEEEGVFVAETLAGQKPHVNYNLIPNVIYTWPEVASVGKTEEELKEAGVEYKSGQFPMRALGRSRASGDTDGLIKILADKTTDEVLGVHMIGARVADLIAEAVTAMEYRASAEDIARMSHAHPTYAEAVKEAALAATEDRALHI; encoded by the coding sequence ATGAGTACATATGACGTAGCAGTAATAGGTTCTGGACCAGGTGGATATGTGGCGGCAATTCGTTGCGCACAATTAGGCATGAAAACAGCCATCATTGAAAAATATGATACCCTAGGAGGAACTTGTTTAAATGTAGGTTGTATTCCATCTAAAGCTTTGCTAGATTCTTCTCACCATTATGAAGATGCAACAAAGCATTTTGAAGAACATGGTATTGAAATACCTGGCGATATCAAGATCAATTTTGAAAAAATGATTGCCCGCAAGGCAAGCGTTGTTTCTCAAACTTGTGATGGTGTGGCTTATTTGATGAAGAAGAATGAGATTGATGTATTTACGGGAATGGGTTCTTTTGTAGATGCTACTCATATCAAGATCGATGGTGAGAAAGAGCAAACTATCGAGGCAAAAAATATAATTGTTGCAACTGGATCTAAACCGGCTAATTTACCATTCATTACCCTAGATAAGGAAAGAGTTATCACTTCTACTGAGGCTTTAAAACTTAAGGAAATACCTAAACACATGATCATCATTGGTGGTGGGGTTATTGGTTTGGAATTAGGTCAGGTATATAGAAGATTAGGTGCTGAGGTTACTGTAATAGAATATCTCGATCGCATTGCAGCAGCAATGGACAGTTCACTTTCTAAAGAATTAATGAAGGTGATGAAAAAGCAAGGTGTGAAATTTCATCTTTCTCATGCGGTTAATAAAGTGGAACGCAACGGTGATGAAGTAACAGTTACCGCCAAAAATAAAAAAGGAGAAGAAGTAGAATTCAAAGGAGACTATGTTTTAGTTTCTGTGGGACGCCGTCCTTATACTGATAAACTTAATGCTACCGCTGCTGGTATCAAGATCAACGAGCGTGGACAGGTAGAAGTGGATGAGCACATGAAAACCAACGTCGATAACATCTATGCTATTGGTGATGTAGTTCGTGGTATCATGCTCGCTCACAAGGCAGAAGAAGAAGGTGTTTTTGTAGCCGAAACTCTGGCAGGTCAAAAACCACACGTCAATTACAATTTGATACCTAATGTTATCTACACCTGGCCAGAAGTTGCCAGCGTTGGAAAAACAGAAGAAGAGCTTAAAGAAGCTGGTGTTGAATACAAATCAGGTCAGTTTCCTATGCGTGCTTTGGGTCGTTCCAGAGCATCTGGCGATACAGATGGATTAATTAAGATCCTCGCAGACAAAACAACCGATGAAGTGTTAGGAGTTCACATGATTGGTGCTCGTGTTGCAGACCTTATTGCAGAGGCCGTAACCGCGATGGAATACCGTGCCAGTGCAGAAGATATCGCACGCATGTCACATGCACACCCAACGTATGCCGAAGCCGTGAAGGAAGCAGCTCTTGCCGCTACTGAGGATCGCGCATTACACATATAA
- a CDS encoding TonB-dependent receptor: MKHRFSAQKNMQSAILVLVFLFSNFILAHTITGTVVDTDNRPVKDVYVLHVKSGTHTHTNAKGYFAIDQVEEGDELRFSKLGYSAFAKAITNEAEVLQIVLEYAAIDLDAISLTNEVDVLNTITQADFEVNPVTSTQEVLRSVPGLFIGQHAGGGKAEQLFLRGFDIDHGTDVAISVDGMPVNMVSHAHGQGYADLHFVIPETIDNISYGKGSYDKKIGNFATAGHVDFRTMDYVRENVISSEIGDFNYQRYVGLVQVLDNTNTSAYIATEYLTFDGPFDSPQNFDRVNLFGKLNHISNNGNELGISISHFDSEWDASGQIPQRAVDRGLIGRFGAIDDTEGGETSRTSVNINYDMQVSDNEVFSTHLYYSKYDFLLFSNFTFFLEDPINGDQIKQQESRDLAGFDAAYTYTTQLSNHKLDLTAGIRLRNDRTEGSELSRTLNRRTTLENIQLGDINETNTSGFVGATWYVNDFLIDAGLRLERFKFTYKDALTTLYDTQAQSETALLPKLNFNYRVNEDVQLYFKNGVGFHSNDTRVVLQQTADDILPKSYGSDLGTIWKPTDRMIVNAALWYLFLEQEFVYVGDAGIVEPSGETERYGYDLGIRYQLTDHLFFDGNLNYAHARAVSEPDGADLIPLAPRYTSTGGLSLKDWNKFNAGIRYRYIGDRPANEDNSIVAEGYFVSDLNVNYDISNNLRLGVAIQNLFDVEWNETQFATESRLQNEAAPVEEIHFTPGTPFFIRGLLQYRF; this comes from the coding sequence ATGAAACACCGTTTTTCTGCACAAAAGAATATGCAATCGGCAATTCTTGTTTTAGTTTTTTTATTCTCAAATTTCATTCTGGCGCACACCATAACGGGTACGGTCGTCGATACTGACAACCGTCCAGTGAAGGATGTTTACGTGCTGCATGTCAAGTCTGGAACACACACGCACACAAATGCAAAAGGTTATTTTGCTATCGATCAAGTGGAAGAAGGTGATGAATTGAGGTTTTCTAAGTTGGGATATTCCGCTTTCGCGAAAGCGATAACAAACGAGGCTGAGGTGCTACAAATTGTTCTTGAGTATGCTGCGATTGACCTTGATGCCATAAGCTTGACAAACGAAGTCGATGTATTAAATACAATCACACAAGCAGATTTTGAAGTGAATCCCGTCACATCAACCCAAGAGGTGCTCAGGTCCGTTCCAGGATTATTTATAGGCCAGCATGCAGGTGGTGGTAAGGCAGAGCAATTATTTTTGAGAGGTTTTGATATCGATCACGGTACTGACGTTGCTATAAGTGTCGATGGTATGCCGGTCAATATGGTGTCACACGCACACGGTCAAGGTTATGCAGATTTGCACTTTGTCATTCCAGAGACGATTGATAATATCTCGTATGGCAAAGGAAGCTATGATAAGAAAATAGGGAACTTTGCTACTGCTGGTCATGTGGATTTTCGCACGATGGATTATGTGCGGGAAAACGTAATAAGTTCAGAGATTGGAGATTTTAATTATCAACGTTACGTTGGACTGGTTCAAGTTTTAGATAACACGAATACCAGTGCTTACATCGCTACGGAGTATTTGACTTTTGATGGACCATTTGATAGCCCACAAAATTTTGACAGAGTCAATCTGTTTGGAAAACTGAACCATATCTCAAATAACGGAAATGAGTTGGGCATCAGTATTTCTCACTTTGATAGTGAATGGGATGCCAGCGGTCAAATACCACAACGTGCTGTAGATCGTGGTTTGATAGGAAGATTTGGAGCGATTGACGATACTGAAGGTGGAGAAACCTCACGCACGAGTGTGAACATCAATTATGACATGCAGGTGAGCGATAATGAGGTTTTTAGTACGCACTTGTACTATTCCAAATACGATTTTTTGCTGTTCTCTAATTTTACATTTTTCCTAGAAGATCCAATTAACGGTGATCAGATCAAGCAACAGGAATCGCGTGATCTTGCAGGTTTTGATGCGGCATATACTTATACGACTCAATTATCTAATCATAAGCTAGACCTGACTGCAGGAATCAGATTAAGAAATGATAGAACTGAAGGTAGTGAGCTTTCCAGAACATTAAATCGTAGAACAACTCTGGAGAACATTCAGCTAGGAGATATTAATGAAACGAACACTTCGGGATTTGTTGGTGCCACCTGGTATGTCAATGATTTCTTGATAGATGCTGGTTTGCGTTTAGAACGTTTCAAATTCACTTACAAGGATGCACTCACCACTTTATATGACACTCAAGCACAATCAGAAACCGCTTTACTACCAAAATTAAATTTCAATTACAGAGTGAATGAAGACGTTCAGTTGTACTTCAAAAACGGAGTTGGTTTTCACAGTAATGATACAAGAGTGGTTCTGCAGCAAACAGCAGATGATATTTTACCTAAATCGTATGGATCAGACCTGGGAACCATCTGGAAACCGACTGATCGTATGATTGTAAATGCCGCTTTGTGGTATTTGTTTTTAGAACAAGAATTTGTGTATGTGGGCGATGCTGGAATTGTAGAGCCTAGCGGTGAAACGGAACGTTATGGTTATGATTTGGGAATTAGGTATCAGCTTACGGACCATCTTTTTTTTGATGGGAACCTCAATTATGCACATGCTAGAGCGGTCAGTGAGCCCGATGGTGCAGATTTAATTCCGTTGGCTCCTCGATATACTTCTACCGGTGGTTTGAGTTTAAAGGATTGGAATAAGTTCAATGCTGGTATTAGATATAGATACATAGGTGATCGCCCTGCAAATGAAGACAACAGTATCGTTGCAGAAGGTTATTTTGTATCAGATTTGAATGTGAACTATGATATTAGCAATAATCTAAGATTAGGTGTTGCCATTCAGAATTTATTTGATGTAGAATGGAACGAGACCCAATTTGCTACAGAGTCCAGATTACAGAATGAAGCCGCACCTGTAGAAGAAATTCATTTTACACCTGGAACTCCTTTCTTCATAAGAGGATTACTGCAGTACAGGTTCTAA
- a CDS encoding L-dopachrome tautomerase-related protein, with product MTNLLKNLFAVFVLLVTIISCKETNTSNTEKEEFQPADSISQSVTQVASFKGQQVTGVTVASDGRTFVNFPRWREGVENSVVEIKADQSLQSFPNDSWNSWEIGQPTASDQFVGVQSVVAFENELYVIDTRSVKFQEVLDAPRIYVFDLESDELKKTYILDDAVYYPDSYINDLRIDPIKNLIYLTDSGHAGLIVLDRETGNSRRILNEHQSTKAEQSYLTFDNNKWEGFINSDGIALDAVNGRLYYHALTAYSLYSIPTDSLLTKSKKAIENSVVFEDKTGAPDGMILDSKGNLYFADLENNKIQYRKPDGSIQTLLEGDQVRWADTFSIYNNELYYTNSRINEATGDISDMTFTLNKTPLPVQ from the coding sequence ATGACCAACTTACTTAAAAATCTTTTTGCCGTATTTGTACTTTTAGTAACCATTATATCTTGTAAAGAGACGAATACCTCTAATACTGAAAAAGAAGAGTTCCAACCTGCAGATTCGATTTCACAATCAGTTACTCAAGTAGCAAGTTTTAAAGGTCAACAAGTTACTGGTGTCACCGTAGCGAGTGATGGACGCACATTTGTCAATTTCCCTAGATGGCGTGAAGGCGTTGAAAATTCTGTTGTTGAAATCAAGGCAGATCAATCGCTTCAAAGTTTTCCTAACGACTCTTGGAATAGTTGGGAAATTGGCCAACCCACAGCGTCAGATCAATTCGTAGGAGTTCAATCTGTTGTGGCTTTTGAAAACGAGTTGTACGTGATCGATACAAGAAGCGTGAAATTTCAAGAAGTGCTGGATGCACCACGCATTTACGTTTTTGATCTAGAATCAGACGAGTTGAAAAAGACTTACATCTTAGACGATGCTGTTTATTACCCAGATTCCTATATCAATGATTTGAGAATTGATCCTATCAAAAATTTGATCTATCTGACTGATTCTGGTCATGCGGGATTGATCGTATTGGATCGTGAGACTGGAAACTCCAGAAGAATTTTGAACGAACATCAATCCACAAAAGCAGAACAATCCTATCTAACTTTTGATAATAATAAATGGGAAGGATTTATCAATTCTGATGGAATTGCTCTAGATGCGGTCAATGGTCGCTTGTATTATCATGCTCTAACGGCTTATAGTTTATACTCAATACCTACAGATTCTTTATTGACAAAAAGCAAGAAAGCTATTGAAAACAGCGTTGTTTTTGAAGATAAAACTGGAGCTCCAGATGGTATGATCCTAGACAGCAAAGGCAACCTCTATTTTGCCGATTTAGAGAACAATAAAATCCAATACAGAAAACCAGATGGTTCGATCCAAACATTATTAGAAGGCGATCAAGTACGCTGGGCAGATACCTTTAGTATCTATAACAACGAATTATACTACACCAATTCCAGAATCAATGAAGCGACTGGTGATATTTCAGATATGACGTTTACTCTAAATAAAACGCCATTGCCTGTCCAATAG
- a CDS encoding NAD(P)/FAD-dependent oxidoreductase, which yields MQIPASQNPRVVIIGGGFGGVTLSRKLTEHKFQVVLVDRHNYHTFQPLLYQVATSGLEPDSIAFPLRSIVDETHDYLFRMAEVEKVNLEKNSITTSIGEIDYDHLILATGTKTNFFGNDKIEENALSMKSVPEALDIRSLMLQNLEKATITDDVQEQKKLMRIVMSGAGPTGVELSGAFAEFKNGVLKNDYPDLNPDFMEIHLLDGADQVLPPFSNKASLKAYKYLKELGVQIHLEEMVTNYEDDIVTTKSGMELETATFIWSAGVTGAHPTGFADSMITEKGNRLKVDLFNKVEGTSNVYAVGDIALMKTDDFPHGHPQVAQPAIQQGNNLAKNLIRMAEGKEMKPFSYFDKGSMATVGRNRAVADIGKYTLGGFPAWFAWLGVHLYFLVGVRNRIVVFLNWTYNYFNFDRAARLIIRPYHKRIKMPKSVSEMQEEEPTI from the coding sequence ATGCAGATTCCTGCTAGTCAAAATCCCAGAGTCGTTATTATAGGTGGCGGTTTTGGAGGTGTTACGCTTTCGCGAAAGCTAACAGAGCACAAATTTCAAGTCGTATTAGTAGATCGGCATAATTATCACACCTTTCAACCACTTTTATATCAGGTTGCGACCAGCGGCTTGGAGCCAGATTCAATCGCTTTCCCGTTGAGAAGCATCGTAGATGAAACGCACGATTACTTGTTCAGAATGGCAGAAGTCGAGAAAGTCAATCTTGAAAAAAATTCCATTACCACAAGCATAGGAGAGATTGATTATGATCATTTGATCCTTGCCACGGGAACCAAAACCAATTTCTTCGGGAACGATAAAATTGAGGAGAACGCACTTTCCATGAAGTCTGTGCCAGAAGCCTTAGATATAAGAAGTCTCATGCTTCAAAATCTTGAAAAGGCCACCATTACGGACGATGTCCAAGAGCAAAAGAAACTCATGCGTATCGTGATGTCTGGTGCTGGACCAACAGGTGTGGAACTTTCAGGAGCCTTTGCCGAGTTCAAAAACGGAGTTTTAAAAAATGATTATCCAGATCTCAATCCAGATTTCATGGAGATCCATTTATTGGATGGAGCAGATCAGGTGTTGCCACCATTCAGTAACAAGGCTTCTTTAAAAGCCTATAAGTATTTAAAGGAATTAGGAGTTCAGATTCACCTAGAAGAAATGGTCACCAATTATGAAGATGATATAGTGACTACTAAAAGTGGTATGGAATTAGAAACGGCTACTTTTATCTGGAGCGCTGGTGTCACAGGTGCACATCCCACTGGTTTTGCAGATTCCATGATTACCGAAAAAGGAAACAGGCTCAAAGTGGATCTTTTCAATAAAGTGGAAGGAACTTCAAACGTGTATGCCGTAGGAGATATCGCCCTAATGAAAACAGATGATTTCCCTCATGGTCACCCACAAGTGGCACAGCCAGCTATCCAGCAAGGAAATAATCTTGCAAAAAATTTGATTCGCATGGCTGAAGGTAAAGAAATGAAACCATTCAGCTATTTTGATAAAGGATCAATGGCCACAGTAGGAAGAAATCGCGCTGTAGCAGATATTGGAAAGTATACCTTAGGTGGTTTTCCAGCCTGGTTTGCTTGGTTAGGCGTTCATTTATACTTCTTGGTTGGCGTACGCAACAGGATTGTGGTATTCTTGAATTGGACGTATAACTATTTCAATTTTGATCGTGCGGCACGGCTTATCATCAGACCTTATCACAAGCGCATCAAGATGCCTAAATCAGTTAGTGAAATGCAGGAAGAAGAGCCTACAATCTAA
- a CDS encoding RNA polymerase sigma factor: MSSQLEKEFVEQLETNQNIVHKICRLYTDNQDAHNDLFQEVTIQLWKAYPKFRGDSKFSTWMYRVALNTAITLYRKSKRRVQTQRYETVEFKIEDTTEDDETMEQLTLLYGAVKQLNDIDKALVFLYLEDKNYREIAETLGISEVNARVKMNRIKTKLTNIINP; encoded by the coding sequence GTGAGTTCTCAACTAGAAAAGGAATTTGTTGAACAGTTAGAAACGAACCAGAATATTGTCCATAAAATCTGTAGGCTCTACACGGACAATCAAGATGCTCACAACGACCTGTTTCAAGAAGTAACGATACAATTATGGAAGGCTTATCCCAAATTTAGGGGTGATTCAAAATTTTCAACATGGATGTATAGGGTTGCCCTAAATACGGCAATCACTTTATATCGTAAGTCTAAACGACGTGTGCAAACGCAGCGTTACGAGACGGTTGAATTCAAAATTGAAGACACCACTGAGGATGATGAAACGATGGAGCAGCTCACCTTACTGTACGGTGCCGTAAAGCAATTGAATGACATTGATAAGGCGCTGGTGTTTCTATATCTAGAAGATAAAAATTATCGAGAAATAGCAGAAACATTAGGAATAAGTGAAGTAAATGCCAGAGTGAAAATGAATAGGATCAAGACTAAATTAACGAACATTATAAATCCATAA